Below is a window of Desmonostoc muscorum LEGE 12446 DNA.
TGGCGCAACGGTAGAAAATAGCGTGATTTTTGAATGGTCACGCCTCGGTCCAGGAGTCCGCTTAGTAGATAAGCTGGTGTTTGGACGTTATTGCGTCGATAAAACTGGCGCTGCAATAGATGTTCAAGCCGCAGCTTTAGACTGGCTGATTACCGATGCTCGTCAGACAGTACCATCCCATACCCCTGTTGAGCGACAAGCAATAGAAGAATTGCTGGGGACAAGCGTGAATTAGGGATTGGGGACTGGGGATTGGGTACTGGGGACTGGGTATTGGGGACCGGGGACTGAGTACTCAAAAAGAGATATAGTTATAAATTTTTTAATCCCTAATCCCCAGTCCCTAATCCCTAATCCCCAGTCCCTAATCCCTAATCCCCAATCCCCAGTCCCTAACTATTTAAATACGTATATCTTCTGAGACTCTGTTCGTAGGTTTGTAGGAGTCGCTGAGATTCTGCTAGGGTAATGCGCTTTTCCTCTAAGGCTTTCTCACAGCGCTGGCGGATGTTTTCCACCATATCTTCGGAGTCATACTGGACGTAACTCACTACTTCACTCATGGTGTCGCCTTTAACTACGTGTTCGATTTGGTAGCCTTTAGGCGTCAGTTGGATGTGAACGGCGTTGGTATCGCCGAATAAGTTGTGTAAATTACCCATGATTTCCTGGTAAGCTCCATTGAGGAACATGCCCAAATAATAGGGTTCTCCTGCTTTGTAGGGGTGGAGTTCTAAAACCGATTTGACATCGCGTAGGTCAATAAAGCGATCTATCTTACCATCACTGTCGCAGGTGAGGTCTGCTAAAATCCCCCGGCGTGTTGGTTCTTCATCCAAACGGTGGATTGGCATGATCGGGAATAGCTGATCGATTGCCCAGCAATCTGGTGCTGATTGAAACACTGACATATTAACGTAATAGATGGAAGCCATGATTTTTTCTAGGTCTTCCAGTTCATCTGGTACGTATTCTTGCTGCCTAGTAATGTTCAAAATCTTTTGACAACAAGCCCAGTAAAGCCGTTCGGCTTTGGCTCGTTCTCTGAGGCGTAAAATTCCCAAGTTAAAGCGGCTGATGGCTTCTTCTTTGAATTGTGCCGCGTCGTGGTATAGCTCTTGGTAATTTTCCTTGTTGATGGATTGGTAGCTTTCCCAGAGGTAATTAATGATTGGGGATTCTCCCTCTTGTGGAGGCTCTGGCGTATCTAGTGGCACGTCACTGGTACTGAGAACATCGAAAATCAGCACTGACTGATGGGAAGCGATCGCTCGTCCACTTTCACTAATCAGTGTTGGTACGGGAATTTGCCGTTCAGCACAGGTATCTTTTAACTCTGCCACAATATCGTTGGCGTAGTTTTGCATGTTGTAATTTTTCGATGCATAGAAGTTGGTTTGGGAACCGTCATAATCTACACCCAAGCCACCGCCAACATCGAGGTACTTCATGTCTGCCCCCAGCATTGCCAATTCCACATAAATGCGGCTGGCTTCCTGGATGGCATCTTTAATCACATTAATGGCAGAAATTTGTGAACCGATATGGAAGTGCATCAACTGCAAAGAATCCAGCAAGTTAGCATCCCGTAGCTTGTCAACTGCCTCGATCACCTCAGGCATAGTCAAACCAAATTTAGCGCGATCGCCACTGGAAGTTCCCCAACGTCCCATACCTTGGGTACTGAGTTTAGCCCGAACTCCCAAAATCGGCTTAATACCTAATTGGCGGTTGGCAGCAATTACCAAATCCACCTCTTCAATCTGTTCTAAGACGATGATTGGTGTTTGCCCTAGTCTTTGGGCTAACATTGCCGTTTCAATGTATTCCTGGTCTTTGTAGCCGTTGCAAACTAACAATGCTCCTGGTGTATCCAAGACAGCCAGAGCAATCATTAATTCTGGCTTGGAACCGGCTTCTAAACCAAATTGATGGGGCTTGCCAAATTTGACTAAATCCTCAATCAAATGCCGTTCTTGGTTGCACTTGACAGGAAACACACCACGATAGACACCAGGGTAGTTGTAACGGGCGATCGCTTTGGCAAAACAAGCGTTCAACCGCTCAATCCGGTCTTCTAAAATATCGGAAAAGCGAATTAGCATGGGTAGTCCCAAATTCCGCTGCTTCAAGGCGTTGACTAATTCAAACAAGTCCAGAGAACCCCCGCGATCGCCTTTCGGCGCAACGGTAATGTGACCCGCAGCATTAATGGAAAAATAAGGTTGTCCCCAACCTTCAATGCGATACAAAGATTCGCTATCCTCAATTTTCCAGGAGCGAGGTAAATCTCCTGTGGTAGTACTCGGTGGTAACAGCTTTTTTTGCTTATGATTTTTCACGTCAGATTTTTGTCCATTGGACGGTAGTAGTACCACCTCGTCAGATGTAGCAGTTGACTCAACACCCATTTCTTCCTAACCTCTGTGTTTCACCCACGAATTAACAATTTAGCGCATTCGTTTCAGAACCGATATGCACCCAAGGTTAAT
It encodes the following:
- the speA gene encoding biosynthetic arginine decarboxylase, with protein sequence MGVESTATSDEVVLLPSNGQKSDVKNHKQKKLLPPSTTTGDLPRSWKIEDSESLYRIEGWGQPYFSINAAGHITVAPKGDRGGSLDLFELVNALKQRNLGLPMLIRFSDILEDRIERLNACFAKAIARYNYPGVYRGVFPVKCNQERHLIEDLVKFGKPHQFGLEAGSKPELMIALAVLDTPGALLVCNGYKDQEYIETAMLAQRLGQTPIIVLEQIEEVDLVIAANRQLGIKPILGVRAKLSTQGMGRWGTSSGDRAKFGLTMPEVIEAVDKLRDANLLDSLQLMHFHIGSQISAINVIKDAIQEASRIYVELAMLGADMKYLDVGGGLGVDYDGSQTNFYASKNYNMQNYANDIVAELKDTCAERQIPVPTLISESGRAIASHQSVLIFDVLSTSDVPLDTPEPPQEGESPIINYLWESYQSINKENYQELYHDAAQFKEEAISRFNLGILRLRERAKAERLYWACCQKILNITRQQEYVPDELEDLEKIMASIYYVNMSVFQSAPDCWAIDQLFPIMPIHRLDEEPTRRGILADLTCDSDGKIDRFIDLRDVKSVLELHPYKAGEPYYLGMFLNGAYQEIMGNLHNLFGDTNAVHIQLTPKGYQIEHVVKGDTMSEVVSYVQYDSEDMVENIRQRCEKALEEKRITLAESQRLLQTYEQSLRRYTYLNS